The following coding sequences lie in one Leptospira inadai serovar Lyme str. 10 genomic window:
- a CDS encoding LON peptidase substrate-binding domain-containing protein, whose translation MPSVSTTTIPIFPLPGIILFPGTFLPLHIFEPRYRMMLDYCSESGEEMAVAPIRMDSLKKQDPHPEIESVFGWGTIIRRDPLPDGRSNILLEGKGIAKLSGYEVMDPFRIGIIEKIPSETKYTKEDGFRDVFDKILSLTKRILLAEGAQEDLILRMNELWNHPFPIDFISSILNFEFQKKQEILSHPDPIAKAKVLLWIVEEMNLGE comes from the coding sequence ATTCCTTCGGTGTCAACAACTACAATCCCTATCTTTCCCCTTCCCGGCATCATTCTATTTCCGGGAACGTTTCTTCCTCTACATATATTCGAACCCAGGTATCGAATGATGTTGGATTATTGTTCCGAGTCGGGGGAAGAAATGGCGGTGGCTCCGATTCGAATGGATTCCTTAAAGAAGCAGGATCCTCATCCGGAGATCGAATCCGTTTTTGGTTGGGGAACGATTATCCGACGGGATCCCCTTCCGGACGGAAGATCGAATATTCTTCTCGAAGGGAAAGGGATCGCTAAACTAAGCGGATACGAGGTCATGGATCCGTTTCGAATCGGAATCATCGAGAAAATTCCCTCCGAGACAAAGTACACGAAAGAAGACGGTTTTCGTGATGTATTCGATAAGATTCTTTCCTTAACCAAGCGAATTCTCTTGGCGGAAGGCGCGCAGGAAGATCTGATTTTGCGGATGAACGAACTCTGGAATCACCCGTTCCCGATCGACTTCATTTCTTCGATTTTAAATTTCGAATTCCAGAAAAAGCAGGAGATTCTCTCTCATCCCGATCCGATCGCGAAGGCGAAGGTATTACTCTGGATCGTAGAGGAAATGAATTT
- the rfaE1 gene encoding D-glycero-beta-D-manno-heptose-7-phosphate kinase yields MYSIEKHQYVAASSRLAKTKIIVLGDLILDEYLFGEVNRISPEAPVPVVWIRKEKTTLGGAGNVIKNLSRFGVQSVVLGRSGNDETAKTLSHLLTSEKTEEGENKVIRSERVPTILKTRVIAGHQQVCRIDREETLSLTQEEESELIRAFADRIDRVDGVVLSDYDKGTLTPKLIREVISLAVKKGKIVAVDPQVSHFFQYETASIMTPNHHEAGRALGRKLDSDGEVEIAAKEIAERLRSPSMMITRGEKGMSLYLAKEGKTYHIPTVAKEVFDVTGAGDTVISAYTAFRTAGLTELESALIANVAAGVVVGKLGAETVSPEELQLALEKRGLFR; encoded by the coding sequence TTGTATTCTATAGAAAAACATCAATATGTCGCCGCTTCTTCTAGACTCGCCAAAACGAAGATTATCGTATTAGGAGATCTTATTCTCGACGAGTATTTGTTCGGCGAAGTAAATCGAATTTCTCCGGAAGCACCGGTTCCAGTCGTCTGGATTCGAAAAGAAAAAACGACTCTCGGCGGTGCCGGGAATGTGATCAAAAATTTATCCAGATTCGGAGTGCAATCCGTCGTTCTAGGACGATCCGGAAACGACGAGACCGCGAAAACATTAAGTCATTTGTTGACCTCCGAAAAGACGGAGGAAGGCGAAAACAAAGTGATTCGTTCCGAAAGAGTGCCGACAATCCTGAAAACAAGAGTGATAGCGGGTCATCAGCAAGTTTGTAGAATCGATCGGGAAGAAACTCTTTCCTTAACCCAAGAAGAAGAATCCGAATTGATTCGGGCATTCGCGGATCGGATCGACCGAGTAGACGGGGTTGTGTTATCGGATTATGATAAAGGAACCCTAACTCCTAAATTAATTCGTGAAGTCATTTCACTAGCGGTAAAAAAAGGGAAAATCGTCGCCGTCGATCCGCAGGTTTCTCATTTTTTTCAGTACGAAACGGCAAGCATCATGACTCCGAACCATCACGAGGCAGGGCGTGCTTTAGGAAGAAAATTGGATTCGGATGGGGAAGTCGAGATCGCCGCAAAGGAAATCGCGGAACGTCTCCGGTCTCCATCCATGATGATCACTCGCGGAGAAAAGGGAATGAGTCTTTATCTAGCAAAGGAAGGAAAAACATATCATATCCCGACAGTCGCTAAGGAAGTCTTCGATGTCACCGGCGCCGGAGATACCGTCATATCCGCCTACACTGCCTTCCGCACCGCAGGTTTAACCGAATTGGAATCGGCACTCATTGCAAACGTGGCGGCCGGAGTCGTCGTAGGTAAACTAGGAGCCGAAACCGTTTCCCCGGAAGAACTGCAATTAGCCTTGGAAAAAAGAGGGCTATTTCGTTGA
- the rfaE2 gene encoding D-glycero-beta-D-manno-heptose 1-phosphate adenylyltransferase, producing MTIIRSCLEKIIPFSEASPVANRVRKTHKIVFTNGVFDLMHKGHLTYLAQAAELGDFLWIGLNSDSSVKKIKGPERPIHPEEDRALLLACLSFVNAVTVFTEETPIELISRIRPDIHTKGGDYDREALPETPLVRSLGGEVQILPFIQGFSSTEIIHRIRGV from the coding sequence TTGACCATAATTCGATCCTGCTTGGAGAAAATCATACCGTTTTCGGAGGCCTCGCCCGTCGCAAATCGCGTTCGTAAAACTCATAAAATCGTATTTACGAACGGCGTCTTTGATTTGATGCACAAAGGACATTTAACGTATCTGGCCCAGGCGGCAGAACTGGGCGATTTTCTTTGGATCGGTCTCAATTCCGATTCCTCCGTAAAAAAAATCAAAGGCCCGGAACGACCTATTCATCCTGAAGAGGATAGAGCCCTTCTTCTCGCATGTCTCTCTTTCGTGAATGCTGTTACCGTATTTACCGAAGAAACCCCTATCGAATTGATTTCAAGGATTCGTCCGGATATTCATACGAAGGGTGGGGACTACGATCGAGAGGCACTACCGGAAACTCCACTTGTCAGGAGTCTTGGTGGAGAAGTCCAGATTCTTCCCTTTATTCAGGGTTTTTCGAGCACGGAAATCATCCATAGGATTCGGGGAGTCTAA
- a CDS encoding CTP synthase: MSKTRFIFVTGGVCSSLGKGVSAAALGCLLESRGYTVSLQKMDPYINIDPGTMSPYQHGEVYVTEDGAETDLDLGYYERFTKSKFTRKNSVSTGQIYNTVIQRERKGDYLGRTVQVVPHITNEIRNRVYTLARENATDFVIVEIGGTVGDIESIPFLEAIRQMRYEHGPTHVLFIHVTLVPTITVAGEAKTKPTQHSVKELLALGIQPDILICRVNQPMSKDMKGKISLFCNVKEENVISASDISTSIYEIPKMYKEEKLDQVVLKTLGMELGKSNFSEWEKIIKSLQSAKHTVQIAVVGKYISLHDAYRSVYESLSHGGIANEANVEFVKVDPEKVDKTNVKEVLKGVHGILVPGGFGDRGIEGKILAIQYARTKGIPFFGICLGMQCAVIEYARNVLGLKDANSTEFRPDSSDPVISLIEEQMDIDQMGGTMRLGSYPCRIRKNTLAFAEYKQELIYERHRHRFEFTNRFKESFEEKGLVFSGISPDENLIEIVEIPDHPWFIGVQFHPEFTGKPTKPHPLFAGFIRAAVKLTRKVS; encoded by the coding sequence TTGTCCAAGACCAGATTTATTTTCGTAACCGGAGGAGTTTGCTCTTCCCTAGGAAAAGGGGTTTCCGCAGCGGCCCTAGGTTGCCTGCTCGAAAGCAGGGGATATACCGTTTCTCTTCAAAAAATGGATCCGTACATCAATATAGATCCCGGAACCATGAGCCCTTACCAGCATGGTGAAGTTTATGTTACGGAAGATGGGGCAGAAACGGATCTGGACCTAGGATACTACGAACGCTTTACGAAATCCAAGTTCACCCGAAAAAACTCCGTATCCACCGGCCAAATTTATAATACAGTCATCCAGAGAGAACGAAAAGGGGATTACCTAGGAAGAACGGTGCAAGTCGTTCCGCATATCACGAATGAAATCAGAAATCGAGTTTATACGCTCGCTCGAGAAAATGCCACCGATTTCGTGATCGTAGAAATCGGTGGTACGGTAGGGGATATAGAGTCGATTCCGTTTTTAGAGGCAATTCGACAGATGAGATACGAGCATGGGCCTACCCACGTTCTATTCATTCATGTGACTTTGGTCCCGACAATCACTGTTGCCGGAGAAGCAAAGACGAAACCGACGCAGCACTCCGTGAAAGAACTCCTGGCTTTAGGAATTCAACCTGATATTCTGATTTGTAGAGTAAACCAACCGATGAGTAAGGATATGAAAGGCAAGATCTCCTTATTCTGTAACGTAAAGGAAGAAAACGTGATCTCCGCTTCGGATATCAGTACTTCCATTTATGAAATTCCCAAAATGTATAAGGAAGAGAAATTAGATCAGGTCGTTTTAAAGACTCTTGGTATGGAGTTGGGGAAATCGAATTTCTCGGAATGGGAAAAGATTATCAAAAGTCTTCAATCCGCAAAGCATACCGTTCAGATCGCGGTAGTCGGAAAATACATTTCTCTCCATGACGCCTATCGCTCCGTTTATGAAAGTCTTTCTCACGGTGGAATCGCTAACGAAGCGAATGTCGAATTCGTAAAAGTCGATCCCGAAAAAGTGGATAAGACGAACGTAAAAGAAGTCCTTAAGGGTGTTCACGGAATTTTAGTCCCCGGCGGTTTCGGCGATCGAGGAATCGAAGGAAAAATTCTAGCCATCCAATATGCCAGAACCAAAGGGATTCCTTTTTTCGGAATCTGCTTGGGAATGCAATGCGCAGTCATCGAATATGCCCGAAATGTTCTAGGTTTGAAGGATGCGAATTCCACCGAATTCAGGCCGGATTCCTCGGATCCGGTCATTTCATTGATCGAAGAGCAGATGGATATCGATCAAATGGGAGGCACGATGCGTCTTGGATCGTATCCCTGCAGAATCCGCAAGAATACTCTCGCGTTTGCGGAGTATAAACAGGAATTGATCTACGAACGTCATCGACATCGTTTTGAATTCACGAATCGCTTTAAGGAATCGTTCGAAGAGAAAGGCCTGGTTTTCTCGGGAATTTCTCCGGACGAAAATCTGATCGAAATCGTGGAAATTCCGGATCATCCCTGGTTTATCGGAGTGCAATTTCATCCGGAATTTACCGGCAAACCGACCAAACCTCATCCTCTATTTGCAGGATTCATTCGCGCTGCCGTCAAACTAACTAGGAAGGTTTCATGA
- the kdsA gene encoding 3-deoxy-8-phosphooctulonate synthase, protein MSDQTASTREFLNGTKIGEDNPFFLIAGPCVMENRELLDSVCGEMVEICGELGIPYIFKSSFDKANRSSVNSYRGPGLTEGIKHLEFIKKKYDVSVLTDIHETSHIIPLKDILDIYQIPAFLCRQTDLISESAKTGKWVNVKKGQFLAPQDCRHIKTKIQESGSEKYLVTERGTTFGYGNLVFDGRTVPILHGYDIPVVFDATHSAQLPGAAGNITGGQREFIPSMVRSAVSLGIEGIFMEVHPDPDKALSDATTQYPISKIKALLKELIGLDRYVKREILNKD, encoded by the coding sequence ATGAGCGATCAAACTGCGAGCACAAGGGAGTTTTTGAACGGAACTAAAATCGGCGAGGACAATCCTTTCTTTTTAATCGCAGGCCCCTGCGTAATGGAAAATCGGGAGCTTCTCGATTCCGTATGCGGCGAGATGGTGGAAATCTGCGGAGAATTAGGAATTCCTTATATATTTAAGAGCAGTTTCGATAAAGCGAATCGATCTTCGGTGAATTCTTACAGGGGTCCGGGCCTAACGGAAGGAATCAAACATTTAGAATTCATCAAAAAAAAATACGACGTATCCGTGTTAACCGACATCCACGAGACTTCGCATATTATTCCGTTAAAAGACATTTTAGATATCTACCAAATTCCCGCATTTCTATGCAGACAGACCGATTTAATTTCGGAATCCGCAAAAACCGGCAAATGGGTGAACGTCAAAAAAGGACAATTCCTGGCTCCTCAAGATTGCAGACATATCAAAACGAAGATCCAAGAATCGGGATCCGAAAAATACCTGGTAACGGAACGCGGAACCACATTCGGTTACGGAAATCTAGTCTTCGACGGCAGAACGGTCCCCATACTCCACGGGTACGATATTCCTGTCGTTTTCGATGCGACCCACTCCGCCCAACTTCCGGGCGCTGCCGGAAATATTACCGGCGGTCAGAGGGAATTTATTCCGAGCATGGTAAGAAGTGCCGTTTCTCTAGGTATCGAAGGAATTTTTATGGAAGTCCATCCTGACCCTGATAAAGCGCTTTCGGACGCCACAACGCAGTATCCGATTTCCAAAATCAAGGCTCTTTTAAAAGAACTGATCGGATTGGATCGATACGTAAAACGGGAAATTCTCAATAAAGATTGA
- the lptC gene encoding LPS export ABC transporter periplasmic protein LptC yields MFGGIAAGIGLIVIFFLVTGKKEAKYTRVENEKESGATISFRNFERDQYDENGILIWKLKAEESYVFVGDGRTVFYVVDFDQYENGKFKSKLTGDKGEINHMSKLMVLNGNIHLRTDEGRTLSAKSLEYNTESKKLSSDEEVVVEADGTKIRGIGLRADKDLNKFTILHPTAITQGGSNPLSSAPE; encoded by the coding sequence ATGTTCGGCGGAATAGCGGCCGGCATCGGATTAATCGTAATTTTCTTTCTGGTTACGGGTAAGAAAGAAGCTAAATACACTCGAGTCGAAAACGAGAAAGAAAGCGGAGCGACAATATCGTTCAGGAATTTCGAGCGGGACCAATATGACGAAAACGGAATTCTCATTTGGAAACTGAAAGCCGAAGAATCATATGTGTTTGTCGGAGATGGCAGAACCGTCTTTTATGTCGTCGACTTCGATCAGTACGAAAACGGTAAGTTTAAGTCGAAGCTCACCGGCGATAAGGGCGAGATCAATCATATGTCGAAGCTAATGGTTCTGAACGGTAACATTCATCTACGCACGGATGAGGGACGGACCTTGTCGGCAAAATCATTGGAATACAACACCGAATCGAAAAAACTTTCCTCGGACGAAGAGGTAGTGGTGGAAGCGGATGGTACCAAAATCAGAGGAATCGGTCTAAGAGCCGATAAGGATCTGAATAAATTCACCATTCTACATCCGACTGCAATTACGCAGGGAGGATCCAATCCTCTGTCTTCCGCACCGGAGTAA